A genomic stretch from Camelus dromedarius isolate mCamDro1 chromosome 10, mCamDro1.pat, whole genome shotgun sequence includes:
- the ZBTB43 gene encoding zinc finger and BTB domain-containing protein 43, whose protein sequence is MEPGTNSFRVEFPDFSSTILQKLNQQRQQGQLCDVSIVVQGHIFRAHKAVLAASSPYFCDQVLLKNSRRIVLPDVMNPRVFENILLSSYTGRLVMPAPEIVSYLTAASFLQMWHVVDKCTEVLEGNPTVLCQKLNHGSDHQSPSSSSYNGLVESFELGSGGHTDFPKAQELRDGENEEESTKDELSSQLTEHEYLPSNSSTEHDRLSTEMTSQDGEEGASDSAEFHYTRPMYSKPSIMAHKRWIHVKPERFEQACEGMDVHAPYDEHQVTESINTMQTEHSVQPSGVEEDFHIGEKKVEAEFDEQADESNYDEQVDFYGSSMEEFSGERSDGNLIGHRQEAALAAGYSENIEMVTGIKEEASHLGFSATDKLYPCQCGKSFTHKSQRDRHMSMHLGLRPYGCGVCGKKFKMKHHLVGHMKIHTGIKPYECNICAKRFMWRDSFHRHVTSCTKSYEAAKAEQNTTEAN, encoded by the coding sequence ATGGAGCCTGGAACAAACTCTTTTCGAGTAGAATTTCCTGATTTTTCCAGCACCATTCTACAGAAACTGAACCAGCAGCGCCAGCAAGGACAACTATGTGATGTCTCCATTGTTGTCCAAGGCCACATTTTCCGGGCACACAAAGCTGTTCTTGCTGCCAGTTCACCCTACTTTTGTGACCAGGTACTCCTGAAAAACAGCAGGAGGATTGTTTTGCCTGATGTGATGAACCCCAGGGTGTTTGAGAACATTCTCCTATCAAGTTATACGGGACGTCTAGTCATGCCTGCTCCAGAAATTGTTAGTTACTTAACAGCAGCAAGCTTCCTTCAGATGTGGCATGTGGTAGACAAATGCACTGAGGTTTTAGAGGGAAACCCTACAGTCCTCTGTCAGAAGCTGAATCATGGCAGTGACCACCAGTCTCCAAGCAGCAGTAGTTACAACGGCCTAGTGGAGAGCTTtgagctgggctctgggggcCATACTGATTTCCCCAAAGCCCAGGAACTGAGGGATGGAGAGAATGAAGAGGAGAGCACCAAAGATGAGCTGTCATCTCAGCTCACCGAGCACGAATACCTTCCTAGCAACTCGTCCACAGAGCATGACCGGCTGAGCACTGAGATGACGAGCCAGgacggggaggagggggccagcGACAGTGCCGAGTTCCACTACACCCGGCCTATGTACAGCAAGCCCAGCATAATGGCTCACAAACGCTGGATCCATGTGAAGCCTGAACGCTTCGAACAAGCATGCGAGGGCATGGATGTGCACGCACCCTACGATGAGCACCAGGTCACTGAGTCCATCAACACCATGCAGACAGAGCACTCGGTCCAGCCCTCGGGAGTAGAGGAAGACTTTCACATCGGGGAAAAAAAGGTGGAAGCAGAGTTTGACGAACAGGCTGATGAAAGCAATTATGATGAGCAGGTGGATTTCTATGGCTCTTCCATGGAAGAGTTTTCCGGAGAGAGGTCAGATGGAAATCTAATTGGGCACAGACAGGAGGCTGCCCTAGCAGCAGGCTATAGTGAGAACATTGAAATGGTGACAGGGATTAAAGAAGAAGCTTCCCACTTAGGATTCTCAGCCACTGACAAGCTGTATCCTTGTCAGTGCGGAAAGAGTTTCACTCACAAGAGTCAGAGAGATCGACACATGAGCATGCACCTCGGTCTTCGGCCTTACGGCTGTGGTGTCTGTGGTAAGAAATTCAAAATGAAGCATCATCTCGTGGGCCACATGAAGATTCACACAGGCATAAAGCCGTATGAGTGTAATATCTGTGCAAAGAGATTTATGTGGAGGGACAGTTTCCACAGGCATGTGACTTCTTGTACCAAGTCCTACGAAGCTGCAAAGGCTGAGCAGAATACGACTGAGGCTAACTAA